One window from the genome of Anaerococcus sp. Marseille-Q7828 encodes:
- a CDS encoding ABC transporter permease subunit, whose translation MDSSNTNNLGGTVNPEGAMAMSEAGDEIKNKANANSNPDHDPNFHPNKRSFKQEFNRYKTFYFMLVPAILFFLIFSYWPMTGNLLAFREFSFNSGMYGKGWVGLKYFREFFTARETPMYIKNTLIISALKMFVYLPFPIIMAMIFNEIGNKRARSAFQSISYLPYFISWVVVVGMLNKLFAPNTGLINIFLKQTGLTDGSRFFMMEQSFFYPAVLWSHTWKNIGWDSIIYYAAIMGISPSLYEAAAIDGANRLKQTRYVTLPGITRTIVLLFIISLGGILAAGFDQIYLMQNPGNYQVSEIIDTYIVKTGLEKARYGPATAVGLVQGLAGLILTAVVNKVADKIGDNALW comes from the coding sequence ATGGATAGTAGCAACACTAATAACTTAGGTGGAACAGTCAATCCTGAAGGTGCCATGGCTATGAGTGAAGCTGGAGATGAGATCAAAAACAAAGCTAATGCTAATAGTAATCCAGATCATGATCCTAACTTTCATCCGAATAAGAGAAGTTTTAAACAAGAATTTAATAGGTACAAAACATTTTACTTTATGCTAGTACCTGCTATACTCTTCTTTTTGATATTCTCCTATTGGCCAATGACAGGAAACTTACTAGCTTTTAGAGAATTTTCCTTTAACTCAGGTATGTATGGCAAGGGCTGGGTAGGACTAAAATACTTTAGAGAATTCTTCACTGCTCGTGAAACCCCAATGTATATCAAAAATACTTTGATAATATCAGCTCTAAAGATGTTTGTATACCTACCATTCCCAATAATAATGGCCATGATTTTCAATGAAATCGGCAATAAGAGAGCAAGATCTGCTTTCCAAAGTATATCTTACTTGCCATATTTCATATCTTGGGTTGTTGTAGTTGGTATGTTAAACAAGCTCTTTGCACCAAACACAGGCTTAATAAACATATTCTTAAAGCAAACTGGGCTAACGGATGGGTCGAGATTTTTCATGATGGAACAGTCTTTCTTCTATCCAGCAGTCTTGTGGAGCCACACTTGGAAGAATATTGGCTGGGACTCAATAATTTATTATGCAGCCATCATGGGCATATCACCGTCACTTTATGAAGCGGCCGCCATAGATGGAGCTAACCGTCTGAAACAAACAAGGTATGTAACCTTGCCGGGTATAACCAGAACCATAGTTTTATTATTTATAATATCTCTAGGTGGCATACTCGCAGCAGGATTTGACCAAATTTATTTGATGCAAAATCCAGGTAACTATCAAGTATCAGAAATAATTGATACCTATATAGTAAAAACTGGTCTAGAAAAAGCAAGATACGGCCCTGCAACAGCAGTAGGCTTGGTACAAGGTCTGGCAGGACTAATACTGACAGCAGTAGTAAACAAAGTTGCAGATAAAATTGGCGATAACGCCCTATGGTAA
- a CDS encoding extracellular solute-binding protein, whose protein sequence is MNFTFKKLSILALSLTMLLSSCGNKDNSANKEGSGTSTETSEQTDKPDTWIADREIDLLVFQEGSDVGEGTMSPEIADYIKEKTGITLNIQAVTTENAYEALAAGLASGDLPDAIAYYLNNSGRPEFPILLKAANEGMFHDIAPYLKEGKIYGKYFEDGYLPSDTKRNIMMRDDWDGATYLVHMSIPRNPADPDPKYVGGLYIRKDIAEDLGVEMDSIHTAEELEEVLRKIQEGDFKDVNGNPVVPLGPTIWGGSDRPWPYRNLIWEGQGAQKILKDEDGNIKHESMTDYAEKRVELVRRWLKDGLMHPEYYTIEENRAREGILNQGYGIIADTHSRMVEMQNMAYIPLGDLDRADGTSNMVVPYKSGYSGWAIPSTTENPEEIVKFADWLAGPEGKLLYFYGLEGKHYDLVDGKPVPKKELVELMAEDPDAAKKEGFRGVGAYWGEHFAYTDMANLEDFGETSWGDESSDNEDSAAVKYIEMYDFDKKYEEKTVIDGLHPAAYLYEFEGDDGGLAQAMQEWDEDIVKAYYATSEEEAKAIIEESRRKLKDAGIEDFCKFLKEKEDEGDTIFY, encoded by the coding sequence ATGAATTTCACATTTAAAAAATTATCAATACTAGCATTGTCACTTACAATGCTGCTTTCATCTTGTGGAAACAAAGATAATTCAGCAAACAAAGAAGGCTCTGGAACAAGTACAGAAACAAGTGAACAAACAGACAAGCCAGATACATGGATAGCTGATAGGGAAATTGACCTACTAGTATTCCAAGAAGGTTCAGACGTTGGTGAAGGAACAATGAGTCCAGAAATCGCCGACTACATCAAAGAAAAAACAGGTATAACTCTAAATATTCAAGCAGTAACAACAGAAAATGCTTATGAAGCCCTAGCAGCAGGCCTTGCTTCTGGAGACTTACCAGATGCTATAGCTTACTACCTAAACAACTCAGGTAGACCAGAATTCCCAATTCTATTGAAAGCTGCTAATGAAGGTATGTTCCATGATATAGCTCCATATCTAAAAGAGGGCAAAATCTATGGCAAATACTTTGAAGATGGATACCTACCAAGCGATACAAAAAGAAATATCATGATGAGAGATGATTGGGATGGAGCAACATACCTAGTTCATATGTCTATTCCAAGAAATCCTGCAGACCCAGACCCTAAATATGTAGGTGGTTTATACATCAGAAAAGATATAGCTGAAGATCTTGGTGTAGAAATGGATTCTATCCACACAGCAGAAGAGCTTGAAGAAGTCCTAAGAAAGATCCAAGAAGGTGACTTCAAAGATGTAAACGGAAACCCAGTAGTTCCACTTGGTCCAACAATTTGGGGTGGTTCAGATAGACCATGGCCATACAGAAACCTAATCTGGGAAGGTCAAGGAGCACAAAAAATCCTAAAAGATGAAGATGGCAATATCAAACACGAATCTATGACAGATTATGCAGAAAAACGTGTTGAACTTGTACGTCGTTGGTTAAAAGATGGACTAATGCATCCAGAATATTACACAATAGAAGAAAACAGAGCTCGTGAAGGAATATTAAATCAAGGATATGGTATCATAGCAGATACCCACTCTAGAATGGTAGAAATGCAAAATATGGCATATATTCCACTAGGAGACCTAGACAGAGCTGATGGAACAAGCAACATGGTGGTTCCATATAAATCTGGTTATTCAGGATGGGCTATACCATCAACAACAGAAAATCCAGAAGAAATTGTTAAATTTGCTGATTGGCTAGCAGGCCCAGAAGGTAAACTTCTATACTTCTACGGTCTTGAAGGTAAACACTATGACCTAGTAGATGGCAAACCAGTTCCTAAGAAAGAATTAGTTGAATTAATGGCTGAAGATCCAGATGCAGCTAAAAAAGAAGGATTCAGAGGCGTTGGAGCTTACTGGGGCGAACACTTTGCTTATACAGATATGGCTAACCTTGAAGACTTTGGCGAAACATCTTGGGGTGATGAATCTAGTGATAACGAAGATAGTGCCGCTGTAAAATACATCGAAATGTATGATTTCGACAAAAAATACGAAGAAAAAACAGTAATTGACGGCTTGCACCCAGCTGCATACCTATATGAATTTGAAGGCGACGATGGCGGACTTGCTCAAGCTATGCAAGAATGGGATGAAGATATAGTAAAAGCTTACTATGCAACAAGCGAAGAAGAAGCTAAGGCAATTATAGAAGAATCAAGAAGAAAACTAAAAGATGCGGGTATTGAGGACTTCTGCAAATTCTTAAAAGAAAAAGAAGATGAGGGAGACACAATATTCTATTAA
- a CDS encoding carbohydrate ABC transporter permease, translating to MDKAKKYMQSSTWAQVIFYIICIALSLAIILPFLHILALSFNAGTDSAQGGITFFPREFTTENIAQVFKQDNLINAFFISVFRTVLGTALGVFLMSMAAWALTIPGLPGRSKITFFIFFTMLFGGGTIPYYLVLSELGLTNTIWVYIFPSLYSVTNILLLRSAFMQVPMSLVEAARIDGMSEFRIFTDMVFPMSKPTLATVTLFTAVGHWNDWFSGSFYVRNAKLKPLATILQDMLTRQQGLSNILQKNSGAAGYRALENVKITGESLQMATIIVVILPIVIFYPFIQKYFVKGITIGSVKE from the coding sequence ATGGATAAGGCAAAAAAATATATGCAATCTAGCACTTGGGCCCAGGTAATATTTTATATAATCTGTATAGCCCTATCGCTAGCTATCATATTACCATTTCTCCATATATTGGCATTATCATTCAATGCCGGAACGGATTCTGCTCAGGGAGGAATAACATTCTTCCCTAGGGAATTCACCACTGAAAATATTGCTCAAGTATTCAAGCAAGACAACCTAATAAATGCATTTTTTATATCTGTATTTAGGACAGTTCTAGGAACAGCTCTTGGCGTGTTTTTGATGTCTATGGCTGCTTGGGCACTTACAATTCCAGGACTACCAGGTAGGTCTAAGATAACATTTTTTATATTTTTCACTATGTTATTTGGTGGAGGAACTATACCATACTACCTAGTATTAAGTGAGCTTGGCCTTACTAATACTATTTGGGTCTACATCTTCCCGTCCTTATACAGTGTTACCAACATTTTGCTCTTAAGGTCAGCCTTTATGCAGGTTCCTATGAGCTTGGTTGAAGCAGCACGTATTGATGGGATGAGTGAATTTAGGATATTTACTGACATGGTGTTTCCAATGAGCAAACCAACCCTTGCTACAGTAACCTTGTTTACCGCAGTAGGCCATTGGAATGACTGGTTCTCAGGATCATTTTATGTGAGAAATGCAAAGTTAAAACCACTTGCAACAATCTTACAGGATATGTTGACCCGTCAACAAGGTCTGTCAAATATCCTCCAAAAAAACTCTGGAGCTGCAGGTTACCGTGCCCTAGAAAATGTCAAAATCACTGGAGAATCTTTACAAATGGCTACAATAATCGTAGTAATTCTCCCTATAGTTATCTTCTATCCATTCATACAAAAATATTTTGTAAAGGGTATAACTATCGGATCTGTAAAGGAATAA
- a CDS encoding metallophosphoesterase family protein, whose protein sequence is MEIKENKFRILQLTDTHFGNLPEADDDIRTYKLLEKIIVDTKPDLIIHTGDVMWSDGVKNADIVFTNVMKFIDQFDIPFALTFGNHDTEEIVSREDLRNIYEKNIRNKPKKSDVFLTGDRESYTINLEKDGELVTVLYMIDSGEFDRFGYGKYDWVLPEQVEWFREVSDKYKKNDGIKRNIIFQHIPLPEYRDVVDDLLDGYCAEEDKTISAPFINTGLFANMLLNGETWGIVVGHDHDNNFDAVKYGIHLSYANSSGYQTYGDLPKGGSIIEINLDPYEITKTNVTYSDI, encoded by the coding sequence ATGGAAATAAAAGAAAATAAATTTAGAATACTTCAACTTACTGATACTCACTTTGGCAACTTGCCAGAAGCAGATGATGATATCAGAACCTATAAATTATTAGAAAAAATAATCGTAGATACCAAGCCTGACCTTATCATCCACACAGGAGATGTGATGTGGTCTGATGGTGTCAAAAACGCCGACATAGTTTTCACTAATGTCATGAAATTTATAGACCAATTTGATATCCCCTTTGCTCTAACCTTTGGCAACCATGACACAGAGGAGATAGTAAGTCGCGAGGATTTGAGAAATATTTATGAAAAAAACATCCGAAACAAACCGAAAAAATCGGATGTTTTTCTCACTGGAGATAGAGAATCTTACACCATAAACTTAGAGAAGGATGGAGAGCTTGTCACTGTCCTATATATGATAGACTCTGGCGAATTTGACAGATTTGGCTATGGCAAATATGACTGGGTATTGCCTGAACAGGTGGAATGGTTTAGGGAAGTGTCAGATAAGTATAAGAAAAATGACGGTATAAAAAGAAATATCATCTTCCAACACATACCACTTCCAGAATATAGGGATGTTGTTGATGATTTATTGGATGGATACTGTGCTGAAGAAGACAAAACTATATCAGCACCATTTATAAACACAGGCCTATTTGCCAATATGCTCTTAAATGGAGAAACATGGGGCATTGTAGTAGGCCACGACCATGACAACAACTTTGATGCAGTAAAATATGGCATCCACCTATCCTATGCAAACTCAAGTGGCTATCAAACCTATGGCGATTTGCCAAAGGGAGGAAGTATCATTGAGATAAATCTAGATCCTTATGAGATTACAAAGACAAATGTTACTTATAGTGATATATAG
- a CDS encoding GH92 family glycosyl hydrolase, with amino-acid sequence MNSIINEILANKKFTDTRIGTDSLREFSNGNTLPLLGTPHGLNYFAVQTDGRSSWFFNPNEKEFQGFRLTHQPSPWMEDFSYMTILPFSKDLDTEYQKVYYDTDKSIFRPIVNKIIYDSGDEAIITADEEAAIINFKADSEVSFKITGPGIDFRKEDGKILGQVINYSGCEDEDFTMYVEIRLDCDFELENIEGYFYIKTKAKEANLKLATSFISEDQATYNYEKACDDICDMIGSAASKWEDYLGIFDVELTRESSQYDQYEVYDRESQVSMFYHCVYRSFLFPTKFYEIDRGGNEVHYNTLAKEVRTGKLYTNIGFWDGQKTLFPLLSLVATKDYEDILEGVYNSYKETGFLPKWLSPDERGLMPGTLVDSVIADAITKDIGSDLADDLLKAMIDSSEKESDDPHYGRYGAYEFRENGYISSDKHESVNQTLDNCLSDFSIGVAAKKLGYDDLAEKYLSYSHNWTNLFDPDTKFLVEKDKDGKFKESFDPYDWGSPYTEGGAYQNSYNMYHDFDKLIELFGSKEAFKERLDELVNADSNFNIGHYDCIIHEMLEVETAHFGQVGISNQPSFHLPYLYHFVDRPDLSQYLVKNLLLNYFRYDFKGYPGDEDNGSMSAWYILSALGIYPVCPGTSEYMLGIGLFDKVSIKLANGNTLKILVEENYHHKKFVDTIKIDGKVIEERRISHDDFINAKEIVYRLNIIGK; translated from the coding sequence ATGAATTCAATAATTAATGAAATTTTAGCAAATAAGAAATTTACAGATACTAGAATTGGAACTGATAGTCTTAGAGAATTTTCTAATGGTAACACTCTTCCATTGTTAGGAACCCCTCATGGCTTAAACTATTTTGCAGTCCAAACAGATGGTAGAAGTTCTTGGTTTTTCAATCCAAATGAAAAAGAATTCCAAGGATTCAGATTAACTCACCAACCAAGCCCTTGGATGGAAGACTTCTCTTATATGACAATCTTGCCATTTTCAAAGGACCTCGATACTGAGTATCAAAAGGTCTATTACGATACTGATAAATCAATATTTAGACCAATAGTTAACAAAATAATTTATGATTCAGGGGACGAAGCTATAATAACAGCTGATGAAGAAGCAGCTATCATAAACTTTAAGGCAGATAGCGAAGTTTCTTTTAAAATAACAGGACCTGGCATAGATTTTAGAAAAGAAGATGGGAAGATTCTAGGCCAAGTTATAAACTATTCCGGTTGCGAAGATGAAGACTTTACCATGTATGTGGAAATTCGCCTAGACTGTGACTTTGAACTAGAAAATATCGAAGGATATTTTTATATCAAAACCAAAGCCAAAGAAGCTAATTTGAAACTTGCAACATCTTTCATATCAGAAGACCAAGCGACCTATAATTATGAGAAAGCTTGCGATGATATATGCGATATGATAGGATCTGCAGCTAGCAAGTGGGAGGACTACCTTGGTATATTTGATGTAGAGCTTACTAGAGAGTCTAGCCAATATGACCAATACGAGGTCTATGATAGGGAAAGTCAAGTATCAATGTTCTATCATTGTGTCTATAGGTCTTTCCTATTTCCTACAAAATTCTATGAAATAGACAGAGGTGGCAATGAAGTCCATTACAACACTCTAGCAAAAGAAGTGAGAACTGGGAAACTATACACCAATATTGGTTTTTGGGATGGTCAAAAGACCTTATTCCCACTTTTAAGCCTTGTTGCTACAAAGGACTACGAAGATATATTGGAGGGAGTATATAACTCTTATAAGGAAACAGGATTTCTCCCTAAGTGGCTATCTCCAGATGAGAGAGGGCTAATGCCAGGAACCCTTGTTGACAGTGTCATAGCTGATGCTATAACAAAGGACATTGGAAGTGATTTGGCTGATGATTTATTAAAAGCTATGATAGATTCTTCAGAAAAAGAATCTGACGACCCTCACTATGGCAGATATGGTGCTTATGAATTTAGGGAAAATGGATATATTTCATCTGACAAACACGAATCAGTAAACCAAACCCTAGACAACTGTTTGTCTGATTTTTCAATAGGGGTAGCTGCCAAAAAACTTGGCTACGATGATTTGGCAGAAAAGTATCTAAGTTATTCCCACAATTGGACCAATCTTTTTGATCCAGATACTAAGTTCTTAGTAGAAAAAGATAAAGATGGTAAATTCAAAGAAAGCTTCGATCCCTACGATTGGGGCTCACCTTACACCGAGGGTGGGGCTTATCAAAACTCTTACAATATGTATCATGATTTTGACAAACTAATAGAACTCTTTGGATCGAAAGAAGCTTTCAAAGAAAGACTAGATGAACTGGTAAATGCTGATTCTAATTTTAACATAGGCCATTACGATTGCATTATACACGAAATGCTAGAAGTTGAGACAGCACACTTTGGCCAAGTCGGCATATCCAACCAACCTAGTTTTCACTTGCCTTACCTCTATCACTTTGTAGATAGGCCTGATTTAAGTCAATATCTGGTGAAAAATCTCCTATTAAACTATTTCAGATACGACTTTAAAGGATATCCAGGTGATGAGGACAATGGGTCAATGAGTGCTTGGTACATTCTTTCTGCCCTAGGTATCTATCCAGTATGTCCTGGTACAAGTGAATATATGCTAGGAATTGGCTTATTTGATAAGGTCAGTATAAAGCTTGCTAATGGCAATACACTTAAGATACTAGTAGAAGAGAACTACCATCATAAGAAATTTGTCGACACTATAAAAATAGATGGCAAAGTCATAGAAGAGAGGAGAATCTCCCACGATGACTTTATAAATGCCAAAGAAATTGTCTATAGGCTAAATATAATAGGAAAATAA
- a CDS encoding glycoside hydrolase family 2 TIM barrel-domain containing protein: protein MYKETTQYIDNKGLIKFDDNWKFSFGPIIGAEKPNFYHSSWQEIDLPHDFSIDQAYSKAGEAQSAYKLGGIGWYRKFFRIEDIKNTFIYFDGIYSDAYIYINGEFIGDHHYGYTPFIIDISSYLYEDRENLLAIRVENHIPNSRWYSGSGIYRSVYILNYDDVFVEPFTFKVGNSDLRLDKVNLSYSFKLRNTTNRQMKLKTIVRVKDKTTKDLIGLDEKNIVIEENLDIKETFPIDYPKLWDVDNPNLYEINLQLLASDKCLYEKTIDYGFSYIDKDPDLGFFLNGNPTKLKAVCLHHDHGALGACDYEEAIFRQLSLLKKMGANAIRITHNPGSRKLIDLCNKMGLMVIEEMFDGWVLPKNNDYNDYSLYFDKKISDASLYMSDKNMTWAQYDLRMTIHRDYNDPSVIMYSLANEVLGGTSWIGAKNYPEIGNMLIKTLREIDQKRLITIGDNVLRDWDNPIFVAIEDNITANNGLVGINYGEDERLDQMHEDHKDWCLWVSESSSAINSRSVYDITENNETKGFELTSYDESKVGWGSLSSESWYRTIIRDFVIGEAIWTGFDYLGEPTPWNGMIRGDIFGWPAPKSSYFGIIDTAGIPKDRYYFYMSQWSKENVLHLVSSWNKDRVKIIDGKVRIDIYSNAKKVELFFKNENGEIKSLDGKTFEKHTTKAGHTYQKVAGESGHRSLYMTWLIPYEEGTIFAKAYDEDGNIIENTIGRSRLSTTKNPYKLKIDLDNKSAEKQGLNYFMISVLDQDGNLITNADNEIKVDISDPDTSLRLDNGCPYDMTSFFTNKKKAYAGKLLAITKASKASTDKLSIKVLAEGLVGDEIEIDLPKNTANSAYGYQKYYNISRKDELELKDTIYSYKDAKNIKVAWDREISTSDGLIVNGRLENNDSITVYVNYIDDIIDILNINTAIFPNELPKLPKQVPLISKDGKVIACGLEVTWDGLREDEIEKEGYLSKNYYLKWKDKTLVGKSNIRIRKEDYFPDTYIENFTMEKEVGDGFIYYAFDSQQTIGEIEFVGGFEGSIYVSEYGSEDKWEEVRDYEMEKRDDSIVYKFDHLLATYVKILGDDLEDERIKILSLKYISEISPSLEIDKIIINGKACLYEDDIKFDGEIKSLEIVAKDNISYNFIKESGTLILVSEDNKNIRSLTIKS from the coding sequence ATGTACAAAGAAACAACACAATATATAGATAACAAAGGACTTATAAAATTTGATGATAATTGGAAGTTTTCTTTCGGACCTATAATTGGAGCAGAAAAGCCAAACTTTTATCATTCTTCTTGGCAAGAAATAGATTTGCCCCATGATTTTTCTATTGATCAAGCCTATTCCAAGGCAGGAGAGGCCCAGTCAGCCTATAAGCTTGGTGGCATAGGCTGGTATAGGAAGTTTTTTAGGATAGAAGATATCAAAAATACTTTCATTTATTTTGACGGCATATATTCTGATGCCTATATCTATATAAATGGTGAGTTTATCGGTGACCACCACTATGGCTATACTCCTTTTATCATTGACATTAGCTCTTACCTATACGAAGATAGGGAAAATTTATTGGCTATCAGAGTAGAAAATCACATACCAAATAGCCGCTGGTATTCAGGATCGGGCATCTACAGGTCGGTATATATATTAAATTATGATGACGTTTTTGTAGAGCCTTTTACTTTTAAAGTTGGCAATTCTGATTTGCGTTTAGATAAGGTAAATCTATCTTATAGCTTTAAGCTTAGAAATACGACCAATAGGCAAATGAAGCTTAAGACCATAGTTAGAGTCAAAGACAAAACGACCAAAGACCTTATTGGCCTTGATGAGAAAAATATAGTCATTGAGGAAAATCTGGATATCAAAGAGACCTTTCCTATAGATTATCCCAAACTTTGGGATGTCGATAATCCAAACTTGTATGAGATTAATCTACAATTACTTGCTTCTGACAAGTGCCTATATGAGAAAACTATTGACTATGGATTTTCATATATTGACAAGGACCCCGACCTAGGATTCTTCCTAAATGGCAATCCTACTAAGCTAAAGGCAGTTTGCCTTCACCACGACCATGGTGCCTTGGGTGCTTGTGATTATGAGGAGGCTATATTTAGGCAACTAAGCCTACTTAAGAAGATGGGGGCAAATGCAATAAGGATTACCCACAATCCAGGCTCTAGAAAGCTTATAGATTTGTGTAACAAGATGGGCCTTATGGTAATAGAGGAAATGTTTGATGGTTGGGTTTTGCCAAAAAACAACGACTACAATGACTATTCCCTATATTTTGACAAGAAAATATCTGATGCTTCCTTGTATATGTCCGATAAAAATATGACTTGGGCTCAATACGACCTAAGGATGACTATCCACAGGGATTACAATGACCCTTCTGTTATTATGTATTCTCTGGCCAATGAAGTCTTGGGCGGTACATCATGGATTGGAGCAAAGAATTATCCGGAAATTGGAAATATGCTTATCAAAACCCTTAGGGAAATAGATCAAAAAAGGCTAATCACCATAGGAGATAATGTCCTTAGAGATTGGGATAATCCTATATTTGTAGCTATCGAAGATAATATCACTGCAAACAATGGCTTAGTCGGCATCAATTATGGAGAAGATGAAAGGCTTGACCAGATGCATGAGGACCACAAGGATTGGTGCTTGTGGGTATCTGAGTCATCATCTGCCATCAACTCAAGGTCAGTCTATGACATTACAGAAAATAATGAGACCAAGGGTTTTGAGCTCACTTCTTATGACGAGTCAAAAGTAGGTTGGGGGTCCTTGTCAAGTGAATCCTGGTACAGGACTATTATTCGTGACTTTGTCATAGGTGAGGCTATTTGGACAGGCTTTGACTACCTGGGAGAGCCAACTCCTTGGAATGGGATGATAAGAGGAGATATCTTTGGCTGGCCAGCTCCCAAATCTTCATACTTTGGCATCATTGATACAGCTGGTATTCCCAAAGACAGATATTATTTCTATATGTCTCAGTGGTCAAAAGAAAATGTCCTTCACCTAGTCTCATCTTGGAATAAAGACCGGGTAAAAATCATTGACGGCAAAGTTAGGATTGATATTTACTCCAATGCAAAAAAAGTTGAACTATTCTTCAAAAACGAAAATGGAGAGATAAAATCATTGGATGGCAAAACTTTCGAAAAGCACACGACCAAGGCAGGTCACACTTATCAGAAAGTTGCTGGAGAAAGTGGACATAGGTCACTTTATATGACATGGCTAATCCCATATGAAGAGGGCACAATCTTTGCCAAAGCCTATGATGAAGATGGAAATATTATTGAAAATACTATAGGCAGATCTCGCCTATCTACCACCAAAAATCCTTACAAGTTAAAAATTGACCTAGACAATAAAAGCGCTGAAAAGCAGGGCCTTAATTACTTTATGATTTCAGTTCTTGACCAAGATGGCAATCTAATTACTAATGCAGACAATGAAATCAAAGTTGACATATCAGATCCAGACACAAGTTTGCGCCTAGATAATGGCTGTCCTTATGATATGACAAGCTTTTTTACAAATAAGAAAAAGGCCTATGCGGGTAAGCTTCTTGCCATAACAAAAGCAAGCAAAGCGAGTACAGATAAGCTTTCCATTAAAGTATTAGCAGAAGGACTTGTTGGTGATGAGATTGAAATTGATTTGCCAAAAAATACAGCAAATTCAGCTTATGGCTATCAGAAATATTACAATATAAGCCGCAAAGATGAGCTAGAGTTAAAAGATACTATCTATAGCTATAAAGATGCTAAGAATATAAAGGTAGCTTGGGATAGGGAGATTAGCACTTCTGATGGACTTATAGTAAATGGAAGATTAGAAAATAATGATTCTATCACAGTTTATGTAAATTATATAGATGACATAATTGACATCTTAAATATAAACACAGCAATTTTCCCAAATGAATTGCCAAAGCTACCAAAGCAAGTTCCACTAATTAGCAAAGATGGGAAGGTCATTGCTTGCGGCTTAGAAGTTACTTGGGATGGTTTAAGGGAAGATGAGATCGAAAAGGAAGGATATTTATCAAAGAATTATTATCTAAAATGGAAAGATAAAACACTTGTAGGCAAGTCCAATATTAGGATAAGGAAAGAAGATTATTTCCCAGATACCTATATAGAAAACTTCACCATGGAAAAGGAAGTAGGCGATGGTTTCATATACTATGCCTTTGACTCCCAACAAACTATTGGAGAGATTGAATTTGTAGGTGGATTTGAGGGGTCCATTTATGTATCCGAATATGGAAGCGAAGATAAGTGGGAAGAAGTAAGAGACTATGAGATGGAAAAAAGAGATGATTCCATAGTCTACAAATTTGATCACTTGCTGGCAACCTATGTAAAGATCCTTGGGGACGATCTAGAAGATGAGAGAATAAAAATCTTATCCCTAAAATATATCTCTGAAATCAGCCCTTCCCTAGAAATAGATAAGATTATCATAAACGGCAAGGCCTGTTTATATGAGGATGATATAAAATTCGATGGCGAAATAAAGTCCTTAGAAATAGTAGCAAAAGACAATATTTCCTATAATTTTATTAAGGAAAGCGGGACATTGATACTAGTTTCTGAAGATAATAAAAATATAAGAAGTCTTACTATAAAATCTTAA